A genomic window from Agrobacterium tumefaciens includes:
- a CDS encoding TerC family protein produces MEFLADPNIWIGLVTLIVLEVVLGIDNLVFIAILADKLPPHQRHRARLIGLSLALIMRVLLLFSISWIVTLTRPLFTIAEFSFSGRDLILILGGAFLLAKGTMELHERLEGDHKPKQGKVVHAVFWQVIVQIVVLDAVFSLDSVITAVGMVNNLWVMITAVCVAMAVMMAASKPLMTFVSKHPTVVILCLGFLLMIGFSLIVEGFGFHLPKGYLYAAIGFSVLIEAANQLGRRNRERRITAGDMRERTSDAILRLLGGRVGEQPLGDTADVIAEQAARSDLFKSEEKDMIRGVLTLAERPVVSIMTPRTEIDWLDVDADPDTLRNRLLELDHSRLMLAQGRLDSFLGVAATKDLLRDLLRDGRLNLESSLRQPLVVHESATALQVMEQLRKSPLQMAVIIDEYGTLQGITTPTDILEAIAGEFPDEGEELLISEKAEDGSWLIDGAVDVRRASYLLDIDLVDDADRYSTVAGYILWRLNRLPEVGERVAGDGFEFEIVSRSDRNIEKVRAWNNALHEA; encoded by the coding sequence ATGGAATTCCTCGCAGATCCGAACATCTGGATCGGCCTCGTTACCCTTATCGTCCTCGAAGTTGTCCTCGGCATCGACAACCTCGTCTTCATTGCGATCCTCGCCGACAAGCTGCCTCCGCACCAGCGCCACAGGGCGCGACTCATCGGCCTGTCCTTGGCGCTTATCATGCGCGTCCTGCTGCTGTTTTCGATTTCCTGGATCGTCACGCTGACAAGGCCGCTCTTCACCATCGCGGAATTCTCCTTCTCCGGACGTGATCTCATCCTCATTCTCGGTGGCGCTTTCCTTCTCGCCAAGGGAACGATGGAATTGCACGAACGGCTGGAGGGTGATCACAAACCGAAGCAGGGCAAGGTGGTCCATGCGGTCTTCTGGCAGGTCATCGTGCAGATCGTCGTGCTCGATGCCGTCTTCTCGCTGGACAGCGTCATCACCGCCGTCGGCATGGTCAATAATCTCTGGGTGATGATCACCGCCGTCTGCGTGGCCATGGCCGTGATGATGGCGGCATCGAAACCGCTGATGACATTCGTGTCGAAACATCCGACCGTGGTCATTCTCTGCCTTGGTTTTCTCCTGATGATCGGCTTCAGCCTCATCGTCGAAGGTTTCGGTTTCCACCTGCCGAAGGGTTATCTCTATGCGGCCATCGGCTTTTCCGTGCTGATCGAGGCGGCAAACCAGCTCGGCAGACGCAACCGCGAAAGACGCATCACCGCCGGCGACATGCGCGAGCGGACCTCAGACGCCATTCTCCGGCTTCTCGGCGGCCGGGTCGGCGAACAGCCTCTCGGCGACACCGCCGATGTGATAGCGGAACAGGCGGCGCGAAGCGATCTGTTCAAATCCGAGGAAAAAGACATGATCCGCGGCGTGCTGACGCTTGCCGAACGCCCTGTCGTTTCGATCATGACGCCACGGACGGAAATAGACTGGCTGGATGTCGATGCCGATCCCGACACGCTGAGAAACCGCCTGCTCGAACTCGACCATTCCCGTCTGATGCTTGCACAGGGCAGACTGGATTCCTTCCTCGGCGTCGCCGCCACGAAGGACCTGCTGCGCGATCTTCTGCGGGATGGAAGACTGAACCTCGAAAGCTCTCTGCGGCAGCCGCTTGTCGTACACGAGAGCGCCACCGCCTTGCAGGTCATGGAACAGCTGCGTAAATCGCCGCTGCAGATGGCCGTCATCATCGATGAATATGGCACGCTTCAGGGGATCACCACCCCGACGGATATTCTCGAGGCGATCGCCGGCGAATTCCCGGACGAAGGCGAGGAACTGCTGATTTCGGAAAAGGCCGAAGACGGTTCCTGGCTTATCGACGGCGCCGTCGATGTCAGAAGGGCATCCTACCTTCTCGACATCGACCTTGTGGACGATGCCGACCGTTATTCCACCGTCGCGGGCTACATCCTGTGGCGTCTCAATCGCCTTCCGGAGGTCGGCGAGCGTGTTGCCGGAGATGGGTTCGAATTCGAGATCGTTTCCCGCTCCGACAGGAACATCGAGAAAGTCCGGGCGTGGAACAATGCGCTTCATGAGGCGTGA
- a CDS encoding ABC transporter substrate-binding protein: protein MAASALSLIFSLSLGGAAHAQDAFNLDALIDAAKKEKPITVYAVTGKIVDTAQAFTAKYGVQASGKKVNEATQVELMIREHRAGNVVGDVSVATDVASAMGELLPEGIATSWSPPDMEGDIPQKLRDPLVVVSDPHVWTYNTEKYDKCPVTNIWQLTEPRWKGKLAMLDLFDKPLYADWFNQIETHHDADVARAYEDLYGKKLETAEKSATAAWVKAFAENAPLLSDSSTVADAAGAPGQTDPFFVITSAAKYRDNEAKGLKLGLCSGVKPFSGFLYPGFGLIAGQTKSPNAAKLFLHYLMTQEGIAPQTVDGKISGNTKIALPADEPSKVADHLDELMAFDAATAADDLDKREGWQDFWRVNYKK from the coding sequence ATGGCCGCCTCCGCACTCAGCCTCATCTTCTCGCTTTCGCTTGGCGGCGCTGCCCATGCGCAGGACGCCTTCAATCTCGATGCGCTTATCGACGCTGCGAAGAAGGAAAAACCGATCACCGTCTACGCGGTGACCGGCAAGATCGTCGATACCGCGCAGGCCTTCACCGCCAAATACGGCGTGCAGGCGAGCGGCAAGAAAGTGAACGAGGCAACGCAGGTCGAGCTGATGATCCGCGAACATCGCGCCGGCAATGTCGTCGGCGATGTCAGCGTCGCAACGGATGTCGCCTCCGCCATGGGGGAACTTCTGCCGGAAGGCATCGCCACCAGCTGGTCACCGCCGGATATGGAAGGTGATATTCCGCAAAAGCTGCGCGATCCGCTCGTGGTCGTCTCGGATCCGCATGTGTGGACCTATAATACCGAGAAATATGACAAATGCCCGGTCACCAATATCTGGCAGCTGACGGAGCCGCGTTGGAAGGGCAAGCTTGCCATGCTCGATCTTTTCGACAAGCCGCTTTATGCCGACTGGTTCAACCAGATCGAAACCCATCACGATGCCGATGTCGCCAGGGCCTATGAGGACCTTTACGGCAAGAAGCTGGAAACGGCTGAAAAAAGCGCGACGGCCGCCTGGGTGAAGGCCTTTGCCGAAAACGCTCCTTTGCTGTCGGATTCGAGCACGGTTGCCGATGCGGCGGGTGCTCCGGGGCAGACCGATCCCTTCTTCGTCATCACCTCGGCGGCGAAATATCGTGACAATGAGGCCAAGGGGCTGAAGCTCGGTCTTTGCAGCGGCGTAAAGCCTTTTTCCGGCTTCCTCTATCCCGGCTTCGGCCTGATTGCCGGGCAGACCAAAAGCCCGAATGCGGCAAAGCTTTTCCTGCATTACCTGATGACGCAAGAGGGCATCGCGCCACAGACGGTGGACGGCAAGATTTCCGGCAACACGAAAATCGCCCTGCCGGCGGATGAACCCTCGAAGGTCGCCGATCATCTCGACGAGCTGATGGCTTTCGATGCTGCAACGGCGGCCGACGATCTCGACAAGCGCGAAGGCTGGCAGGATTTCTGGCGTGTGAACTACAAAAAATAA
- a CDS encoding ABC transporter substrate-binding protein has protein sequence MKRKMTGGLCRLLCATAIAATLGGVAKAGEPFDLNALIEAAKKEKPITVYDSTGKIVEMAKNFAAKYGVGAEGAKVKASAQLEMVIREARANNIQGDVSIISDAPAAMAQLIPMGFVESWLPPDLAGNIPPEYQDPLTVVTSANVWTYNTELFDKCPVSNIWELTDPKWKGKVAMQDPLGKASYVDWFNQMAAHGDGEVKAAYKALYGKELETAETSATAAWVKALAANAPLLTDADAAAAEAVGTPGQKEPFMGLISSAKFRDNADKGMKLGLCKELKPWIGWLYPGVGLITKGTDSPNAAKLFIHYVMTAEGIAPQAIDGKMSTNKDVKLPADEPSGIGAVLDRVLPYSMATSLEDWDARETWQDFWRVNYKK, from the coding sequence ATGAAGCGGAAAATGACGGGCGGCCTTTGCCGTCTCCTGTGTGCAACGGCAATTGCCGCAACGCTTGGCGGCGTGGCGAAGGCGGGGGAGCCTTTCGACCTCAATGCCCTGATCGAGGCTGCCAAAAAGGAAAAGCCGATCACCGTCTATGACAGTACGGGCAAGATCGTGGAAATGGCGAAGAACTTCGCCGCAAAATATGGCGTGGGCGCAGAGGGCGCGAAGGTAAAGGCGTCCGCTCAGCTGGAAATGGTCATTCGCGAGGCGCGGGCCAACAATATTCAGGGTGACGTCTCGATCATCAGCGATGCGCCGGCGGCGATGGCGCAGCTTATTCCGATGGGCTTTGTCGAAAGCTGGCTGCCGCCGGATCTCGCGGGCAATATTCCGCCGGAATATCAGGATCCGCTTACCGTCGTCACCAGCGCCAATGTCTGGACTTACAATACCGAGCTTTTCGACAAATGCCCCGTTTCCAACATCTGGGAACTGACCGATCCGAAGTGGAAGGGCAAGGTGGCGATGCAGGACCCGCTCGGCAAGGCATCCTATGTCGACTGGTTCAACCAGATGGCAGCGCATGGCGATGGCGAGGTGAAGGCCGCCTATAAGGCGCTTTACGGCAAGGAGCTGGAGACCGCAGAGACAAGCGCGACGGCGGCCTGGGTGAAGGCGCTGGCCGCCAACGCGCCGCTTCTGACCGATGCCGATGCGGCGGCGGCCGAGGCCGTTGGTACGCCCGGCCAGAAAGAGCCATTCATGGGCCTCATCAGCTCGGCGAAGTTCCGCGACAATGCCGACAAGGGCATGAAACTCGGCCTCTGCAAGGAGCTGAAGCCGTGGATCGGCTGGCTTTATCCGGGCGTCGGCCTGATCACCAAGGGCACCGATAGCCCGAATGCGGCAAAGCTCTTCATTCACTACGTCATGACCGCGGAAGGCATCGCGCCACAGGCGATCGACGGCAAGATGTCCACCAATAAAGACGTGAAACTGCCCGCCGACGAGCCTTCCGGCATCGGCGCCGTGCTTGATCGCGTTCTGCCTTACAGCATGGCCACCAGCCTTGAAGACTGGGATGCACGCGAAACCTGGCAGGACTTTTGGCGCGTGAACTACAAAAAATAA
- a CDS encoding inositol monophosphatase — protein MPMQSPSSTEQKPENEEAFSRSVRLMKIAEAAARAVRDPLLTAFRSDMAVDYKVDLHDIVTIHDKRAEAAIRAVILEREPNSAIMGEEGGQIGSGDVQWYVDPIDGTANFARGLAFWCVSIAAVINGEAVAGVVYDPVADQMFSADLEASYLDGDKLRSRSVADETRATLITGYPVSRDFRLDGRDAALANFGALVETFSTLRRPGSAALSIAHVAAGWTDAATGFGVNAWDVAAAILILKNAGGTYEALTLGKVAEGSADFLCPGYIATGEGANYPTLQRVARSISASRIARTAIPQDQAAANA, from the coding sequence ATGCCGATGCAAAGCCCTTCTTCAACCGAACAGAAACCTGAAAACGAGGAGGCGTTTTCCCGCTCGGTGCGGCTGATGAAAATAGCCGAGGCGGCGGCGCGTGCCGTGCGCGATCCGCTGCTGACGGCATTCCGATCGGACATGGCCGTGGACTACAAGGTCGATCTCCACGACATCGTCACCATTCACGACAAACGCGCCGAAGCCGCGATCCGCGCCGTCATTCTCGAACGGGAACCCAATTCGGCGATCATGGGCGAAGAGGGCGGCCAGATCGGCAGCGGTGATGTGCAATGGTATGTCGATCCCATCGACGGCACGGCGAATTTCGCACGCGGCCTTGCCTTCTGGTGCGTATCGATTGCCGCCGTCATTAACGGCGAGGCCGTTGCCGGCGTGGTCTATGATCCCGTGGCGGATCAGATGTTTTCCGCCGACCTTGAGGCTTCCTATCTGGACGGAGACAAGCTGCGCTCCCGCAGTGTTGCAGACGAGACCCGGGCGACTTTGATCACCGGTTATCCTGTCTCGCGAGATTTCCGGCTGGATGGGCGGGACGCGGCGCTCGCCAATTTCGGCGCTCTTGTCGAGACCTTCTCGACATTGCGCCGGCCTGGCAGCGCCGCGCTCAGCATCGCCCATGTTGCGGCGGGCTGGACGGATGCGGCTACCGGTTTCGGCGTCAATGCCTGGGATGTGGCCGCAGCCATCCTCATTCTGAAGAATGCCGGCGGAACCTATGAAGCGCTGACCCTTGGAAAGGTGGCGGAGGGATCGGCCGATTTTCTCTGCCCCGGTTATATCGCCACGGGCGAGGGGGCGAACTACCCGACATTGCAGCGGGTGGCGCGGTCCATATCCGCAAGCCGCATCGCCAGGACAGCGATCCCACAAGACCAGGCGGCTGCCAACGCCTGA
- a CDS encoding dual specificity protein phosphatase family protein has protein sequence MPQPEKTLSREQETGELPKLSRIYERHPLYGVDLFISGKEGASDLKLLRESGITTVVNCAVNLDFNFVEQPQIVSDHEGSVYGPGEIRYYKIGLIDGDGNPDTQMVAAHYILRAALEQILPDKPSYPRRERGNVLINCRGGRSRSVAVVALFLHLTLPVEFPTLDDAVSFVRVKRELPENEWYKAPKPVLADAARRAAGWISMIDAAH, from the coding sequence ATGCCGCAACCGGAAAAGACCCTATCCCGAGAACAGGAAACCGGCGAGTTGCCGAAGCTCAGCCGCATCTATGAGCGGCACCCGCTTTATGGCGTTGACCTTTTCATTTCGGGCAAGGAAGGCGCCAGTGATCTCAAGCTTCTGCGTGAGAGCGGCATCACCACCGTCGTCAATTGCGCCGTCAATCTGGATTTCAATTTCGTAGAGCAGCCGCAGATCGTTTCCGATCATGAGGGCAGTGTCTATGGGCCGGGTGAAATCCGCTATTACAAGATCGGCCTGATCGATGGCGATGGAAATCCCGATACCCAGATGGTTGCGGCCCACTATATCCTACGGGCGGCGCTGGAACAGATCCTGCCCGACAAGCCGTCCTATCCCCGGCGGGAGCGCGGCAACGTGCTGATCAATTGCCGCGGCGGCCGTTCGCGATCCGTCGCCGTCGTTGCGCTTTTTCTGCATCTGACGCTGCCAGTGGAATTCCCGACGCTTGACGATGCCGTCAGCTTTGTTCGCGTGAAGCGCGAATTGCCGGAAAACGAATGGTACAAGGCGCCGAAGCCCGTGCTTGCGGATGCCGCCCGCCGTGCCGCCGGGTGGATTAGCATGATCGATGCCGCGCATTGA
- a CDS encoding ABC transporter ATP-binding protein, with translation MPTINLRGAQKNYGVNSANAVSDLDLEIRDGEFMCLLGPSGCGKTTTLRMIAGLENLSGGEIRVGDRVIDSVNDGIFVPPEKREMGLVFQSYALWPHLTIERNTDFGLRLRKLPKAEREARVERVMQALDIAKYRDRYPSQLSGGQQQRVALARMLAVNPGVLLLDEPLSNLDARLRLEMRAELKRLHKEFKTTIVFVTHDQWEAMTLATTIAVMNEGTLQQMGTPNDIYDRPANRFVAEFVGSPPINILTFGQPGVSDIADNAEAYFTTRYPQLRGIASVGMRPEVMGYAARREDVPQGSFLGEMTVTGVLPTGGSWILELRSENHTLFLTTHALPRIDSGDRVFFHVPPEALHAFDAKGQRITEADTVLRSSSYN, from the coding sequence ATGCCTACCATCAACCTGCGCGGGGCGCAGAAAAACTACGGTGTGAATTCCGCAAATGCGGTTTCCGATCTCGATCTCGAAATCCGCGACGGCGAATTCATGTGCCTGCTCGGCCCTTCCGGCTGCGGCAAGACCACGACGCTGCGCATGATCGCGGGCCTTGAAAACCTTTCCGGCGGGGAAATCCGTGTCGGCGACAGGGTGATAGACTCGGTCAACGACGGCATATTCGTGCCGCCGGAAAAGCGCGAAATGGGCCTCGTCTTCCAGAGCTACGCGCTCTGGCCGCATCTGACCATCGAGCGCAACACGGATTTCGGCCTGCGCCTGCGCAAGCTGCCGAAGGCCGAGCGTGAAGCACGCGTCGAGCGCGTCATGCAGGCGCTAGACATCGCCAAGTACCGCGACCGTTATCCCTCGCAGCTTTCCGGGGGGCAGCAGCAGCGTGTGGCGCTTGCCCGCATGCTGGCCGTCAATCCGGGTGTGCTGCTTTTGGATGAGCCGCTGTCTAACCTCGATGCCCGGCTTCGGCTGGAAATGCGCGCCGAGCTGAAGCGACTGCACAAGGAGTTCAAGACCACCATCGTCTTCGTGACGCATGACCAGTGGGAAGCCATGACGCTTGCCACAACCATTGCGGTGATGAACGAGGGCACCCTGCAGCAGATGGGCACGCCCAACGATATCTACGACCGCCCGGCCAACCGCTTCGTCGCCGAATTTGTCGGCAGTCCGCCGATCAATATCCTGACCTTCGGCCAGCCCGGTGTGTCCGATATCGCCGACAATGCGGAGGCCTATTTCACAACGCGTTATCCGCAACTGCGCGGCATTGCCTCGGTCGGCATGCGGCCGGAGGTGATGGGTTATGCGGCAAGGCGGGAGGATGTGCCACAGGGCAGCTTCCTCGGAGAAATGACGGTGACGGGCGTGCTTCCCACAGGTGGCAGCTGGATTCTCGAATTGAGGAGCGAGAACCACACGCTGTTCCTGACCACCCATGCCCTGCCGCGCATCGACAGCGGCGACCGCGTGTTTTTCCACGTGCCGCCGGAGGCCCTGCATGCCTTCGACGCCAAGGGGCAGCGGATCACCGAGGCGGACACGGTGCTGAGGAGCAGTTCCTACAACTGA
- a CDS encoding ABC transporter substrate-binding protein produces the protein MTAIATVVAGLSAMSATAEETFDLDAILAAAKQEKPINIYDSTGKIVEMADKFSAKYGLKATGVKVSANSQLEMIIRESQSGNVQGDVVLITDAPSALAQLLPAGFVENYLPGDMVAKIPAQFQNPLAISTNANVWAYNTEAYDKCPVSNIWELTEPKWKGKVAMVDPLSKSTYTDWFNQLEAHGNEKVAAAYKAHFGKDIEKDAAAAWIKALAQNGPLATDGDDPVAEAVGAPGQKQPFFGLLSSAKFRDNADKGYKLGLCTGLDPWVGWTYIKLGLIASKTKSPNMAKLFVHYVLTEEGIAPQMKDGKLPTNIDIKMPADEPSGLMKVADRLMGYDSATGLDDFDRREEWQDIWRVNYRK, from the coding sequence ATGACGGCGATAGCGACTGTCGTTGCAGGCTTATCCGCAATGAGTGCCACGGCCGAAGAAACCTTCGATCTCGATGCGATCTTGGCGGCCGCGAAGCAGGAAAAGCCGATCAATATCTACGACAGCACCGGCAAGATCGTGGAAATGGCGGACAAGTTCAGCGCCAAATACGGGCTGAAGGCGACAGGCGTGAAGGTTTCCGCCAACAGTCAGCTGGAAATGATCATCCGCGAGAGCCAGTCCGGCAACGTGCAGGGCGATGTGGTGCTGATCACCGATGCGCCATCGGCGCTCGCGCAGCTTCTGCCGGCGGGTTTTGTCGAGAATTATCTGCCGGGCGACATGGTGGCGAAGATCCCGGCGCAGTTCCAGAACCCGCTGGCAATTTCCACCAACGCCAATGTCTGGGCCTATAATACGGAAGCCTATGACAAATGCCCGGTGAGCAACATCTGGGAACTGACCGAGCCGAAATGGAAAGGCAAGGTCGCCATGGTCGATCCCTTGAGCAAGAGCACCTATACGGACTGGTTCAACCAGCTCGAAGCCCATGGCAATGAAAAGGTGGCGGCCGCCTACAAGGCGCATTTCGGCAAGGATATCGAAAAGGACGCGGCCGCAGCCTGGATCAAGGCGCTGGCGCAGAACGGCCCGCTTGCCACCGATGGCGACGACCCCGTGGCGGAAGCCGTCGGCGCGCCCGGCCAGAAGCAACCCTTTTTTGGTCTGCTGAGTTCGGCCAAGTTCCGCGACAATGCCGACAAGGGCTACAAGCTCGGCCTCTGCACCGGTCTCGATCCTTGGGTCGGTTGGACTTACATCAAGCTTGGGCTGATCGCGTCGAAGACCAAAAGCCCGAATATGGCGAAGCTTTTCGTCCATTACGTCCTGACGGAAGAGGGCATCGCCCCGCAGATGAAGGACGGCAAGCTGCCGACTAACATCGACATCAAGATGCCGGCTGACGAGCCTTCGGGACTGATGAAGGTTGCCGACAGGCTGATGGGGTATGATTCCGCCACGGGCCTCGACGATTTCGATCGTCGCGAGGAATGGCAGGATATTTGGCGCGTCAATTACAGGAAATGA